Within the Salvia hispanica cultivar TCC Black 2014 chromosome 4, UniMelb_Shisp_WGS_1.0, whole genome shotgun sequence genome, the region GTAGCCAGGAATGCCGGCAAGAGCAGATTGAGATGGACGAGGCGAAGGAGAAGAGATGGAAAATCTCATCTTCGAAGAGATCTAGCAGTGTTAGGCAAAGCAAGGATTCAACTACGGAGGAATCCGATACCAACAAAGCCGTTAGAACTGGAACAGTCGCTGTAGCCTAAACCCAAGATTTATAAATACATTCAAATCTCCCAACGCAAAAACGAGTATAATAAAGGggaaatcaaaaaaaaaaagggaaacgtaTTGATATTTCTCTCGAAATTCATGATGATGAAAGGTGTTTTGAGAATTAAGAGATGGAGTTTGATCTGTAAAGGAAAGAAGGTGGGGCAGAGgatgaagaaggagaagatCCTGCTatacaattttgatttattttttttttccttttcttttcgtTTCTGTAACgttttcttgcttttttttttttttttttttttttttttttttttttttttcttgaatcaaATACATTTTGATGTCTATATGATGAAGTCATGAAGGTCCTTTCATTATGATTctatgaaatattataaatcttCGTTAATTCAACTATTCTCTCTCGGCAATTTTGCTAAAGAAGtagtaattgattaattaatctgCACAAATATAGGTATAACAAACTCACAAAGATCAAGGATTtcttttattagtattttcttgaattttgagCAAGTAAAGTACTGGAGATTGGTGTCCATTGCTTTGGGACGAAGTAATCTTTTTTGTG harbors:
- the LOC125223446 gene encoding FCS-Like Zinc finger 3-like codes for the protein MRPSASHYNQPHFLDSCTLCQKHLSHNSDIYMYRGNAPFCSQECRQEQIEMDEAKEKRWKISSSKRSSSVRQSKDSTTEESDTNKAVRTGTVAVA